One part of the Vicia villosa cultivar HV-30 ecotype Madison, WI linkage group LG6, Vvil1.0, whole genome shotgun sequence genome encodes these proteins:
- the LOC131614548 gene encoding uncharacterized protein LOC131614548, with protein MVKSSSPSFHKLRNSNNNQQQWSSEYDEKGYVHKCEYCHKVFSTGQALGGHKTCHRSNKQQVDDHHHVNKVYKTMKVTFSLSSSPSYHNNNVDAKQKRHSWTRVFKTTVHLPPTASTFKPSQQELPAVDLLSLLPPRSHATKKRSRRYLIHHGVANNTGVDETVAKEEKNLKEGETVLGPRGFRTLDLNELPTNDVERELGPRVVRDLDLNELPTNHLP; from the coding sequence ATGGTGAAATCTTCTTCACCTTCCTTTCATAAACTCAGAAACAGCAACAACAACCAACAACAATGGTCTTCTGAATATGATGAGAAAGGATATGTTCACAAATGTGAGTATTGTCACAAAGTATTCTCCACAGGCCAAGCACTCGGTGGCCACAAGACCTGTCATCGCTCCAACAAACAACAAGTAGATGATCATCATCATGTTAATAAGGTTTATAAAACTATGAAAGTCACTTTCTCTTTATCTTCTTCTCCAAGTTATCATAATAATAATGTTGATGCCAAACAGAAGAGACATTCATGGACTAGGGTTTTCAAGACTACCGTTCATCTTCCTCCTACTGCATCAACCTTCAAACCTAGCCAACAAGAATTACCAGCTGTTGACTTATTGAGTTTGCTGCCACCAAGATCGCATGCTACAAAGAAAAGGAGCAGGAGATATCTTATTCATCATGGAGTCGCTAATAATACTGGCGTTGATGAAACAGTGGCGAAGGAGGAGAAGAACCTAAAGGAAGGTGAAACAGTATTAGGTCCAAGAGGTTTTCGAACCCTTGATTTGAATGAGCTTCCGACGAATGATGTTGAAAGAGAATTAGGGCCAAGAGTTGTTCGTGACTTGGATTTGAATGAGCTCCCAACTAATCATTTACCATGA